The genomic interval ATTAAATCCACACGTTCCAATTGTTTGCCGCGACAGGGGCCGTAAATACAAAGGCCGCTGTGCGGTTCAAAGCGGGCGCCATGGACATGGCAGACAATGACTGTACCGTCAGAACTCATATAACCATCACGCCGCCATGCCATGGGAGCACCTGGCTGGTGTGGACAGGAATTACGCCAGGCATACAATTGCCCGCGCGTGCGGACGATAAACAGCGTATCGCCCTCCCCATCCAGCGATACGCCCTTCGCACGGCCTTCCTCAA from Gynuella sunshinyii YC6258 carries:
- a CDS encoding Rieske (2Fe-2S) protein, with product MPEQNLKIPLQIHRTDIEEGRAKGVSLDGEGDTLFIVRTRGQLYAWRNSCPHQPGAPMAWRRDGYMSSDGTVIVCHVHGARFEPHSGLCIYGPCRGKQLERVDLIEEADGQLFIRQ